In one Silene latifolia isolate original U9 population chromosome 10, ASM4854445v1, whole genome shotgun sequence genomic region, the following are encoded:
- the LOC141607249 gene encoding uncharacterized protein LOC141607249 has translation MWMLRGFSTFSGASGLTLNKSKSDIFFNGVPAGTISNILQVSGFHHGVLPFKYFGVPISSKKLTKLEGMKLIDKILARIRGWGARHLSYSGRLVLVQNYLWGGDADYKRAPNVNWVSCCLPKEEGGLGLKDAKVWNRALIGKYAWWLATKKDHLWVRWVSHVYMKGIEWSDYTAPSDSSWTWKKITHTLQAFKHAYVGNKWLDSDIPYTPQSGYDWLRTKHPKVNWRFLCWNSMNVPKTMFIFWAFMHRRLLTKDIMARMGFTADLTCDICANSNEDHAHLFYSCSYSVRCCSLLQQHLHITFSITDLVHWYSTSMLTGLQRRFIGACHVAMIYWIWMVRNEARVHSYVRRPEDVVNQILNDIHTRFLRLNLSVLHTKDLAWINSIHLT, from the exons ATGTGGATGCTAAGGGGGTTCTCTACTTTCTCTGGGGCCTCTGGTTTGACTCTCAATAAATCCAAGTCTGACATATTCTTTAATGGAGTACCAGCTGGTACTATCTCTAACATTCTGCAAGTGTCTGGGTTCCATCATGGTGTTTTACCTTTCAAATACTTCGGTGTTCCTATTTCATCCAAGAAATTGACTAAGCTGGAAGGAATGAAGTTGATTGATAAAATTTTGGCTCGCATTAGAGGTTGGGGTGCCAGGCATTTGTCTTACTCTGGCAGGCTGGTGTTGGTCCA GAATTATTTATGGGGTGGAGATGCTGATTATAAGAGAGCTCCTAATGTTAATTGGGTAAGTTGCTGTCTTCCTAAGGAGGAAGGGGGGCTAGGGCTCAAAGATGCAAAGGTGTGGAATAGAGCTCTTATTGGGAAGTATGCTTGGTGGCTTGCAACCAAAAAAGATCACCTATGGGTGAGGTGGGTAAGCCATGTTTATATGAAAGGGATTGAGTGGTCTGACTATACTGCTCCTTCTGATAGTAGTTGGACCTGGAAGAAAATTACTCACACTCTGCAAGCCTTCAAGCACGCTTATGTTGGGAACAAATGGTTAGATTCTGATATACCTTACACTCCTCAGTCTGGTTATGATTGGTTGCGTACTAAACATCCTAAAGTTAACTGGAGGTTCTTGTGTTGGAATTCAATGAATGTGCCtaagactatgtttatattctggGCATTCATGCATAGGAGGCTTTTAACCAAGGACATAATGGCACGAATGGGGTTCACTGCTGATTTGACCTGTGACATATGTGCTAACTCAAATGAAGACCATGCTCATTTGTTTTACTCTTGCTCTTACAGTGTTAGATGCTGCAGTCTCCTGCAACAGCATCTTCATATTACTTTCAGTATCACAGACCTGGTCCACTGGTACTCTACATCAATGCTTACTGGGTTACAGCGCAGGTTTATTGGAGCCTGTCATGTGGCTATGATTTATTGGATTTGGATGGTAAGGAATGAAGCTAGGGTTCATTCTTATGTGAGAAGACCTGAAGATGTGGTGAATCAGATTCTGAATGATATTCACACTCGATTTCTGAGATTGAATTTGAGTGTTTTGCACACTAAGGATCTTGCTTGGATCAACAGTATACACTTGACATAG